A window from Deinococcus reticulitermitis encodes these proteins:
- a CDS encoding cation transporter produces MSDSRTDDDAPHLDANQAADRRILWLVLLINLGQALAGAGVGVWASSTALIGAALDNLADASVYGVSLYAVGRAATIKVRAARLSGWLLIGLAVVLFVEVLRRFFGGEEPIGPAMMAVAAVNAALNLVCLRLLRRHRGEDVNFKASAIFTSNDSIVNLAIVLSGALVLWLDSNLPDLVLGLVVSAIAANGGREILSEAAEAAEDARSEA; encoded by the coding sequence ATGAGCGACTCCCGGACAGACGACGACGCACCCCACCTCGACGCCAACCAGGCGGCCGACCGCCGCATCCTGTGGCTGGTCCTGCTGATCAACCTCGGGCAAGCCCTGGCGGGCGCGGGCGTCGGCGTGTGGGCGTCCTCCACGGCCCTGATTGGCGCGGCCCTCGACAACCTGGCCGATGCGTCGGTGTACGGCGTCAGCCTCTACGCGGTGGGCCGCGCCGCCACCATCAAGGTGCGCGCCGCCCGCCTGTCGGGCTGGCTCCTGATCGGCCTCGCGGTGGTGCTGTTCGTGGAGGTGCTGCGCCGGTTCTTCGGGGGTGAAGAGCCCATCGGCCCCGCGATGATGGCCGTGGCCGCCGTCAACGCGGCGCTGAACCTGGTCTGCCTGCGGTTGCTCAGGCGCCACCGGGGCGAGGACGTGAACTTCAAGGCGTCGGCCATCTTCACCAGCAACGACTCAATCGTGAACCTCGCCATCGTGCTGTCCGGCGCGCTGGTGCTGTGGTTGGATTCGAACCTGCCGGACCTGGTTCTCGGCCTGGTCGTGTCGGCCATTGCGGCCAACGGGGGCCGGGAGATTCTGTCCGAAGCGGCCGAGGCTGCGGAAGATGCCCGGTCGGAGGCTTGA
- a CDS encoding glutaredoxin family protein: MPMTVTVYTVPNCSSCEAVKRFLGSRGVPFTEKNVREDPAALAEMQARANVRIAPVVVIGEQAFYGTFDDQRPLLEAALRENGV, from the coding sequence ATGCCCATGACCGTCACCGTCTACACCGTGCCCAACTGCTCGTCGTGCGAGGCCGTCAAACGCTTCCTGGGCAGCCGTGGCGTGCCCTTCACCGAGAAGAACGTCCGCGAGGACCCGGCCGCCCTGGCGGAGATGCAGGCCCGGGCGAACGTTCGCATCGCCCCAGTGGTCGTGATCGGCGAGCAGGCGTTCTACGGCACCTTCGACGACCAGCGCCCCCTGCTGGAGGCCGCTCTGCGGGAGAATGGAGTATGA
- a CDS encoding ArsR/SmtB family transcription factor: MTTTTEPKTDRAADCEVHCVHPEAVARVEAALPDDALIERATTLTKVVSDPTRLRILSALALEELCVCDLAVIAGINESTMSHQLRHLRALGLVTFKKVGRIAYYRLANDHTTRLIADMLAHARVM, from the coding sequence ATGACCACCACAACTGAACCCAAGACCGACCGCGCGGCGGACTGCGAGGTTCACTGCGTTCACCCGGAGGCGGTGGCGCGGGTGGAGGCGGCCTTACCGGATGACGCGCTGATCGAGCGCGCGACCACCCTGACCAAGGTGGTGTCCGACCCCACCCGGCTGCGCATCCTTTCCGCGCTGGCGCTGGAGGAGCTGTGCGTGTGCGACCTGGCGGTGATCGCGGGGATCAACGAGTCCACCATGAGTCATCAGTTGCGCCACCTGCGGGCGCTGGGTCTGGTGACCTTCAAGAAGGTGGGGCGGATCGCGTATTACCGGCTGGCGAACGACCACACCACGCGACTGATCGCGGACATGCTGGCGCACGC